The window CGGCCTGGTGCTGGGCATCGCGCTGTCGGTATTGCGCGGCAAACCACGCCTGCTGCTGGTGGCGTTCCTCGGGTTCTTCCGCGCCATCCCGGTGCTGATGCTGATCTTCTGGACCTACTTCCTGCTGCCCATCGTCCTGCACATCGACGTCCCGGCGCTGGGCACCGTGGTCTGCGCGCTGTCGCTGATCGGCGGGGCCTATCTGGCGCACTCGGTGCATGCCGGCATCGAGAGCCTGCCCAAAGGCCAGTGGGACGCCGCCCGCGCCCTCGGCCTGCGCCCGTGGCAGGTGCTGCGCCTGGTGATCCTGCCGCAGGCGCTGCCGATCATGCTGCCGTCCTTCCTCAACCAGTGGGTCTCGCTGATCAAGGACACCTCGCTGGCCTACGTGATCGGCGTCGGCGAGCTGTCCTTCGTCGCCACCCAGGTAAGCAACCGGGTGATGGTGCATCCCACGGAAGTCTTCCTGTTCGTTGCCCTGCTCTACTTCGTGCTGTGCTCGGCGCTGGACCTGCTGGCGGCGCTGTTCGCGCGGCTGACGCCGGACTACCGCAAGGCCGCCTGAGCACCACCATGAACGAAAAACCCCGCCGGCGAGGCGGGGCTGGTCGTGATCAGAGAATCGAGATCGGGTAGTCGACGATCAGCCGGAACTCGTTGACGTCACCCTCGGCCTGGTCGGCGTTGCCCCGGTGGATCGCCTCGCGCAGGCGCAGCGACAGGTCCTTGGCCGGCCCGGACTGCACCACGTACTTGGCTTCCAGGTTGGTCTCGTGGTGCTTGCCGTCCTCGCCGTAGTTGTAGCCACGGTATTGGCTGTCGGCTGCCATCTTCGAGCCGTCGATGCCATGGCCGTTGACGTAGCGCGCCATGAAGCTCAGGCCGGGTACGCCGTAGCTGCTCATGTTGAGGTCGTAGCGCGCCTGCCAGGATTTCTCTTCCGGGCCATTGAAGTCCGAGTACTG of the Pseudomonas sp. PSE14 genome contains:
- a CDS encoding amino acid ABC transporter permease: MDFSVIQDNLSYFLIGAYPDGPLGGAALTVILALASGIASAIIGLVLGIALSVLRGKPRLLLVAFLGFFRAIPVLMLIFWTYFLLPIVLHIDVPALGTVVCALSLIGGAYLAHSVHAGIESLPKGQWDAARALGLRPWQVLRLVILPQALPIMLPSFLNQWVSLIKDTSLAYVIGVGELSFVATQVSNRVMVHPTEVFLFVALLYFVLCSALDLLAALFARLTPDYRKAA